A DNA window from Arachis duranensis cultivar V14167 chromosome 3, aradu.V14167.gnm2.J7QH, whole genome shotgun sequence contains the following coding sequences:
- the LOC107479298 gene encoding protein OS-9 homolog: MKALFLLLISHIILSHVFGEHIFPANIGSTFGGGSSREPKYKIEFHSEESPYHPDDDQESIVMPGKNGQKFICYLPRVEKEKSGKPVIQQNVSSMIVETEKRAKQKTPDELLEVLNGPCFVRQEGWWSYEFCYKKKLRQLHLEDDKVVQEFVLGVYDPEATAAYNQNLSDISTLKDPRSKDASQRYHAHQYTNGTTCDLTSKPRETEVRFVCSEPRAMISWPHTRHNMCKMGWRWHDLYRCRLFQEERPVWHTIDCNALAKDYKDDDKVRVENRDMEIVMVTDSETNYSE; the protein is encoded by the exons ATGAAAGCACTTTTCTTGCTCCTGATATCTCACATCATCTTAAGCCATGTCTTCGGCGAACACATCTTCCCTGCAAATATCG GTAGCACATTTGGTGGAGGCAGCTCTCGTGAACCGAAATACAAGATCGAATTTCATTCAGAAGAATCCCCTTATCATCCT GATGATGATCAGGAGTCTATTGTCATGCCGGGCAAAAATGGACAGAAGTTCATTTGTTACTTGCCTAGGgttgaaaaggaaaaaagtgGAAAGCCTGTTATCCAGCAAAATGTTAGCAGCATGATTGTTGAAACTGAGAAAAGGGCTAAACAGAAGACACCAGACGAATTGCTAGAAGTTTTGAATGGTCCATGCTTTGTCAGA CAAGAAGGTTGGTGGTCATACGAATTTTGCTACAAAAAGAAGTTGCGACAGCTACATTTGGAGGATGATAAG GTGGTCCAGGAGTTTGTATTGGGAGTTTATGACCCAGAGGCTACAGCTGCCTATAACCAAAATCTCTCTGACATTTCTACGTTAAAGGATCCTCGCTCAAAAGATGCATCTCAAAG GTATCATGCTCATCAATATACTAATGGAACTACCTGTGATCTTACAAGTAAACCACGAGAGACTGAG GTGAGGTTTGTATGCTCAGAACCCAGAGCAATGATAAGTTGGCCACACACTCGCCATAACATGTGTAAAATGGGGTGGAGATGGCATGATTTATACAGg TGTAGATTGTTTCAAGAGGAGAGACCAGTATGGCACACCATCGATTGTAATGCTCTAGCAAAGGATTACAAGGATGATGATAAAGTTAGAGTAGAAAACAGAGACATGGAGATAGTTATGGTTACAGATTCTGAAACTAATTATTCAGAGTAA